Proteins from one Chitinophaga oryzae genomic window:
- a CDS encoding LysR substrate-binding domain-containing protein, which yields MELRQLAYFVKAAETSHFTEAAAAMYITQSTLSQQIKVLETELGMPLFDRVGKHVQLTEAGSVFLLHARQILLDVEKGKQAIEDLQNLLTGDLRIGATYAFTSLLLPALNAFPGKYPGLRIFVDYGNTEELERKLRSSQLDFILAFHQLTPGKEFESQELFTSKIVMAVSKKHPMAQLKEINLKNLDGMELILASKGFSSRDFLSEVLERHKVYPAVKIELNDVHALLSMLEGGHWVTLLNERALNGWKNLVAVPIAGKALLRKAYILWQKGTYRKKAADLFVKELMKGIEKQKQP from the coding sequence ATGGAGCTTCGTCAACTGGCCTATTTTGTGAAAGCCGCGGAAACCTCGCACTTTACGGAGGCTGCAGCGGCCATGTACATCACGCAGTCGACCTTGTCGCAACAGATCAAGGTGCTGGAAACGGAACTGGGCATGCCATTGTTTGACAGGGTCGGCAAGCATGTGCAGCTTACAGAAGCGGGGAGCGTGTTTCTCCTGCATGCCCGGCAAATTCTGCTGGACGTGGAGAAAGGCAAACAGGCCATTGAAGATCTACAGAACCTGCTCACCGGCGATCTGCGCATCGGCGCTACGTATGCTTTTACGTCGTTGCTGCTGCCGGCGCTGAATGCTTTTCCGGGCAAATATCCCGGGCTGCGTATTTTTGTGGACTACGGTAACACGGAAGAGCTGGAGCGGAAGCTGCGTTCGTCTCAACTGGATTTTATCCTGGCATTTCACCAGCTGACGCCGGGCAAAGAGTTTGAAAGCCAGGAACTGTTTACTTCCAAGATAGTGATGGCGGTGTCGAAGAAACATCCCATGGCGCAGCTGAAAGAGATCAACCTGAAAAACCTGGACGGCATGGAGCTGATCCTGGCCTCCAAAGGTTTCAGCTCCCGCGATTTTCTCAGCGAAGTGCTGGAGAGGCATAAAGTGTATCCCGCCGTGAAAATAGAACTCAACGATGTGCATGCGCTGCTGTCGATGCTGGAAGGCGGGCATTGGGTAACGTTACTGAATGAACGGGCGCTTAACGGCTGGAAGAACCTGGTGGCGGTGCCCATTGCCGGTAAGGCCCTGCTGCGAAAGGCTTACATCCTCTGGCAGAAAGGCACTTACCGTAAAAAGGCGGCGGACCTTTTTGTGAAGGAGCTGATGAAAGGCATAGAAAAACAGAAGCAGCCGTGA
- a CDS encoding helix-turn-helix domain-containing protein, with the protein MKSTTKILYIERDDTTFTPHQDIPAAFQGQLIPYARFYYHEDKDGSILDQNIRAGEFSIWVHSIHMRPGVEVRHCSQYQVITLHAYDDADHLRGTINNRQQLEKEVSLFNVMASEEPTLPGASQPLSFHINIEPYALKELAREFPLLSSLAAIPISNVTEPLHKAPFMLNPVSRLIRDRILRAKYIGNSAYSFFRRNAADFYGNYTRRLIAPPPIMMNDAKRQQLHEIFSYILNHLDEPLTYKTLQQKFDVEEALLRRPFEQEFHLTIPELVLQEKMAVAFEMLSTRNTPVTTIMERLGFTSLNTFLTTFDKYFKYGALQVMDAQ; encoded by the coding sequence ATGAAATCAACTACCAAAATCCTGTACATCGAGAGAGATGACACGACGTTCACGCCGCACCAGGACATTCCCGCTGCTTTTCAGGGACAACTGATTCCGTATGCGCGTTTTTACTACCACGAAGACAAAGACGGCTCTATCCTCGACCAGAACATCCGGGCCGGGGAATTTTCCATCTGGGTACACAGCATTCATATGCGGCCGGGCGTGGAAGTACGCCACTGCTCCCAGTACCAGGTGATCACCCTTCATGCTTACGACGATGCCGATCACCTGCGGGGTACCATCAACAACCGGCAGCAACTGGAAAAAGAAGTCAGCCTCTTCAACGTGATGGCCTCGGAAGAGCCTACCCTGCCCGGCGCCTCACAACCACTCAGCTTTCACATCAACATTGAACCTTACGCTTTGAAAGAACTGGCACGGGAATTTCCGCTGCTCAGTTCACTCGCAGCCATTCCCATTTCCAATGTGACAGAGCCGCTGCATAAAGCCCCCTTTATGCTCAACCCGGTGAGCCGCCTGATACGCGACCGTATCCTGCGGGCCAAATACATCGGCAACAGCGCCTATAGCTTCTTCCGCCGCAATGCAGCCGACTTCTACGGCAATTACACCCGGCGGCTGATCGCTCCGCCTCCCATCATGATGAATGACGCCAAACGGCAACAGCTGCACGAAATTTTCAGCTACATCCTGAACCACCTGGATGAACCGCTGACTTATAAAACACTGCAACAGAAATTTGATGTGGAAGAGGCGTTGTTACGCCGCCCGTTTGAACAGGAGTTCCACCTGACCATACCGGAGCTGGTATTGCAGGAGAAAATGGCCGTGGCCTTTGAAATGCTGAGTACCCGCAATACGCCGGTAACCACCATTATGGAGCGGCTGGGATTCACCAGTCTCAATACTTTCCTGACTACTTTTGATAAATACTTTAAATACGGGGCCTTACAGGTAATGGACGCACAGTAA
- a CDS encoding FecR family protein: MKNLTSIFQLMTEKKAGIISAADEALLDAYLEEVPEAREMWNTIESGRQLQEKARWRNTYSITEAPAHPPLFKWGTAACIFLAAFSVYWYFYHSYGVRAAADVTPPPATTVANLALADGSVHPLTDAPGTLSIRQKPLPVQARSLSLLTAAGLPAGVNTLTVPDRSHYKITLSDGTEIWLNAGTQLKFPFSFTESTRETSLKGEAYFRIAANAQQPFVLQLPNSTVQVLGTSFHVNTYTPHHIRISLTEGSLRLTAGSRQVLLRPGQQLIYNDSARTFDIRRFTEQEADAWRKKNFYFSSVTLAGLKTLALRNYGLHGVIDTSRPLHKLFIASPGGEPLPAGILLPVQAPSPAEDSMHQLQ, from the coding sequence ATGAAAAATCTCACGTCCATATTTCAGCTGATGACTGAAAAGAAAGCCGGTATTATTTCCGCCGCCGATGAGGCATTGCTGGATGCTTACCTGGAGGAGGTACCGGAAGCCCGTGAAATGTGGAACACCATTGAGAGCGGCAGGCAGCTGCAGGAAAAGGCGCGCTGGCGCAATACCTACAGCATTACCGAAGCGCCGGCTCACCCTCCCCTGTTCAAATGGGGCACCGCCGCCTGTATTTTTCTGGCGGCATTTTCCGTTTACTGGTATTTTTATCATTCCTACGGTGTTCGTGCTGCGGCAGACGTAACGCCGCCGCCGGCGACGACCGTTGCCAACCTGGCGCTGGCCGACGGCTCCGTTCACCCGCTGACCGACGCTCCGGGTACGCTGTCTATCCGCCAGAAGCCGTTGCCTGTACAGGCCCGCAGCCTTTCGCTGCTGACCGCCGCCGGCCTGCCGGCCGGCGTCAACACGCTCACCGTTCCGGATCGCAGCCACTACAAAATAACCCTCTCCGATGGCACTGAAATATGGCTCAATGCAGGTACGCAGCTGAAATTCCCGTTCAGCTTCACTGAATCCACCCGGGAAACCTCCCTGAAAGGCGAAGCTTATTTCAGGATAGCAGCCAACGCCCAACAGCCTTTTGTGCTGCAACTGCCCAACAGCACCGTGCAGGTGCTGGGTACCAGCTTCCATGTGAATACATATACCCCTCATCATATTCGTATATCCCTTACCGAAGGCTCTCTCCGTTTGACCGCGGGCAGCCGGCAAGTCCTGCTGCGGCCCGGTCAGCAACTGATTTACAATGACAGCGCCCGTACGTTCGACATCCGGCGCTTCACAGAACAGGAGGCAGATGCCTGGCGCAAAAAAAACTTTTACTTTTCCAGCGTAACACTTGCCGGGCTCAAGACCCTTGCTTTACGCAACTACGGTCTCCATGGAGTGATAGACACCTCCCGGCCCCTGCATAAGCTATTCATCGCAAGCCCCGGCGGAGAACCGCTTCCTGCCGGCATCCTGCTGCCCGTTCAGGCGCCATCGCCGGCGGAAGACAGTATGCACCAGCTTCAATAG
- a CDS encoding RNA polymerase sigma factor, with protein sequence MNAHNNDIELLAALKTGSVEAFDHFYHLYREWLLITAMTILQDEEESRELVQEFFIDFWQHALYKRIDLSTITTLKNFLFVSIKNRCLNRISKDETRKKRLAWLQQPPYVTPDSRLEKNELREQLEGAINLLPQKQSQVFRLAYQEHKTRKEIAAVMDISEETVKKHVASALKTLRQLLEKIRF encoded by the coding sequence ATGAACGCCCATAATAACGATATAGAATTACTGGCCGCGCTGAAGACCGGTAGTGTGGAGGCATTTGACCACTTCTACCACCTTTATCGTGAATGGTTGTTAATTACCGCCATGACCATACTCCAGGACGAGGAAGAGTCCCGGGAGCTGGTGCAGGAGTTCTTTATTGATTTCTGGCAGCATGCGTTATATAAGCGGATAGACCTGAGCACTATCACCACGTTGAAGAACTTTCTTTTTGTCAGTATAAAGAACCGTTGCCTGAACAGGATTTCGAAGGATGAGACCCGGAAAAAGCGGTTGGCCTGGCTGCAACAGCCGCCGTATGTGACACCTGACAGCCGGCTGGAGAAAAATGAGCTGCGTGAGCAGCTGGAGGGCGCCATCAACCTGTTGCCTCAAAAACAATCGCAGGTGTTCCGGCTGGCTTACCAGGAACACAAGACCCGCAAGGAAATAGCTGCTGTCATGGACATCAGCGAAGAAACCGTAAAAAAACATGTTGCCTCTGCCCTGAAGACCCTTCGTCAATTATTGGAAAAAATCCGCTTCTGA
- a CDS encoding DEAD/DEAH box helicase, with protein sequence MTFGDLNLNTPLRNALDELGFTKPTTIQQRAFSVIMSGQDVCGIAQTGTGKTFAYLLPTLRQFKFTKEKHPQVLIMVPTRELVVQVVESVKKLTTYMSVEVMGVYGGVNMNPQMAAVQNKIDILVATPGRLYDIILSGALKVKSVKKLIIDEVDEMLNLGFRMQLTNIMDLLPPRRQNLMFSATITEEVEAMIQTHFNNPTMIEAAPTGTPLENIDQVLYRVPNFNTKVNLLELLITRDESMVKTLIFAGTKKLADDLYEQLQAKFPDKVGIIHSNKEQNHRFNTVNQFQAGHYRFLIATDIIARGLDIAEVSHVINFDTPEVPENYIHRIGRTGRADKKGIAILLTKDQETEQLAAIEELMSYRIPERPLPEDLEISDVLTEDEKPKVFMRNTLVKAPKREDAGPAFHQKLAKNMKTNQKISHKEKMMLKYGKPKKRKPRKK encoded by the coding sequence ATGACATTTGGGGATTTAAATCTGAACACACCTTTACGCAACGCCCTCGACGAACTGGGCTTTACAAAGCCTACCACCATACAGCAACGGGCCTTTTCCGTGATCATGTCCGGACAGGACGTATGCGGTATTGCCCAGACCGGTACAGGTAAAACCTTCGCTTACCTGTTGCCCACGCTGCGGCAGTTTAAGTTTACCAAGGAGAAACATCCGCAGGTGCTCATCATGGTGCCTACCCGCGAGCTGGTGGTACAGGTGGTGGAATCGGTAAAAAAGCTGACGACGTACATGAGTGTGGAAGTAATGGGCGTTTACGGCGGGGTGAATATGAATCCGCAGATGGCCGCGGTACAAAACAAAATAGACATACTGGTGGCCACACCCGGACGCCTATACGATATTATCCTCAGCGGCGCGCTCAAAGTAAAGTCCGTCAAAAAACTGATCATCGATGAGGTGGACGAGATGCTGAACCTGGGCTTCCGGATGCAGCTGACCAATATTATGGACCTGTTGCCCCCGCGCCGCCAGAACCTCATGTTCTCCGCTACCATCACCGAAGAGGTGGAAGCGATGATACAAACGCACTTCAACAACCCTACCATGATAGAAGCGGCGCCCACGGGCACGCCGCTGGAAAACATTGACCAGGTGCTGTACCGGGTGCCTAACTTCAACACCAAGGTCAACCTGCTGGAATTGCTGATCACCCGCGACGAGAGCATGGTCAAAACCCTCATCTTTGCGGGCACCAAAAAACTGGCCGACGATCTGTATGAGCAGCTGCAGGCCAAGTTCCCCGATAAGGTGGGCATCATTCATTCCAACAAAGAACAAAATCATCGGTTTAATACGGTCAACCAGTTCCAGGCGGGCCATTACCGTTTTCTGATTGCGACCGATATCATCGCCCGCGGTTTGGATATCGCGGAGGTGAGCCATGTGATCAACTTCGATACGCCGGAAGTACCGGAAAATTACATCCACCGTATCGGGCGGACCGGCCGTGCCGATAAAAAAGGGATTGCTATTCTGCTGACCAAAGACCAGGAGACCGAACAACTGGCCGCCATTGAAGAGCTGATGAGCTACCGTATCCCGGAGAGGCCATTACCGGAAGACCTGGAAATCTCCGATGTGCTGACAGAAGACGAAAAGCCGAAAGTGTTTATGCGTAATACCCTGGTGAAAGCCCCAAAACGTGAAGACGCCGGTCCTGCTTTCCACCAGAAGCTCGCCAAGAATATGAAGACCAATCAGAAAATCAGTCACAAGGAAAAAATGATGCTGAAATACGGCAAGCCGAAAAAACGCAAACCCAGGAAAAAATAA
- a CDS encoding NADP-dependent oxidoreductase, with translation MKDIHVQAIRVHAYGGSDQLRLEEVPVPAPGPGEVLINIVASGVNPIDWKTREGMMQKPLPYIPGVEAAGVVVALGEGVTDKKVGEAVYGAVDGSYAACAVAPAERLFHKPIHLSFEEAAACGGAKTAWGALFDVGKLAKGQRVLIHAGAGGVGHFAVQLAYNAGAYVIATSAAENTDFVKSLGASEVIDYTAAPFETQTGPVDVLLDTVGGDTLDRSYQLVKPGGVLLCLVQQPSPEKAAAAGIRAVWAGTKTLHAMQEVAKLLDKDLIRPSVRKVFAPLSAAAAAQDYSQLGGPGRGKIVLKIEE, from the coding sequence ATGAAGGATATACATGTACAGGCAATACGCGTGCACGCCTACGGCGGTTCTGATCAGTTGCGCCTGGAAGAGGTGCCGGTGCCGGCGCCCGGACCAGGGGAGGTGTTAATCAATATTGTAGCCAGCGGGGTCAATCCCATCGACTGGAAAACCAGGGAGGGCATGATGCAAAAACCGTTGCCCTACATTCCGGGAGTGGAAGCTGCCGGCGTGGTGGTTGCCCTCGGCGAAGGGGTGACGGACAAAAAAGTGGGAGAGGCGGTGTATGGCGCGGTAGACGGCTCTTACGCCGCCTGCGCGGTAGCGCCGGCGGAACGGCTATTCCATAAGCCCATTCACCTGTCATTTGAGGAAGCAGCAGCCTGCGGCGGCGCCAAAACCGCCTGGGGCGCACTCTTCGACGTCGGTAAGCTGGCCAAAGGGCAGCGGGTGCTTATTCACGCCGGCGCGGGAGGAGTGGGGCACTTCGCCGTGCAACTGGCATACAATGCCGGCGCTTATGTGATCGCTACCAGCGCCGCTGAAAATACGGACTTTGTAAAATCCCTCGGCGCTTCGGAAGTGATTGACTATACCGCCGCTCCTTTTGAAACGCAGACCGGCCCGGTGGATGTACTGCTGGACACCGTCGGCGGCGATACGCTTGACCGTTCGTATCAACTGGTGAAGCCGGGAGGTGTCCTGCTGTGCCTGGTGCAGCAACCGTCACCCGAAAAGGCTGCCGCCGCCGGTATCCGCGCGGTATGGGCAGGCACCAAAACACTGCATGCCATGCAGGAAGTAGCTAAACTGCTGGACAAAGACCTTATCCGCCCTTCCGTCCGGAAGGTGTTCGCGCCTTTGTCCGCCGCCGCGGCAGCACAGGACTACAGCCAGCTGGGCGGCCCCGGAAGAGGTAAAATCGTGCTGAAAATAGAGGAATAA
- a CDS encoding winged helix-turn-helix transcriptional regulator — translation MIREPVLTVKEKCMETGDHKDCLGVIMPVRDALDVINGKWKLPIIIAISRGHKRFRDIERNIPKITSKVLSKELKDLEAHKLIKRSVFDSQPVSVEYTLTPYADTLNPVIDALFVWGTQHRKTIFGSSEPQG, via the coding sequence ATGATTAGGGAACCTGTTTTAACGGTGAAGGAAAAATGTATGGAGACGGGCGACCATAAAGATTGCCTGGGAGTCATCATGCCGGTGAGGGACGCGCTGGACGTCATCAACGGCAAATGGAAGCTGCCGATTATTATCGCTATCTCGCGCGGCCATAAACGGTTCCGCGACATTGAGAGGAATATACCAAAGATCACCTCCAAAGTATTGTCCAAAGAGCTGAAAGACCTGGAGGCACATAAGCTGATCAAACGCAGCGTGTTTGATAGTCAGCCGGTAAGCGTGGAATATACGCTGACACCTTACGCCGACACCCTGAACCCCGTGATTGACGCGTTGTTTGTATGGGGCACGCAACACCGGAAAACGATATTCGGATCATCGGAGCCCCAGGGCTAA
- a CDS encoding DsbA family oxidoreductase, translating to MKVEIWSDIMCPFCYIGKRKFEAALEKFPEKDKIEVEWKSFQLNPDLKSMPGTDVYEYLAQHKGISREQSVQMHRQVARSASEVGLTYNFDQAVVANSFDAHRLIQLAKVHNLGAAAEEKLFIAYFTEGKDISDHDTLIGIGEAIGLDRKLVADTLASGEFAGAVNLDVREAEQLGARGVPFFVLDRKYGVAGAQPSEAFTEALTQAYGEWRKTQPLTTLDITDGASCSVDGTCE from the coding sequence ATGAAAGTAGAAATATGGTCAGACATCATGTGCCCGTTTTGTTACATTGGCAAACGGAAATTTGAAGCGGCACTGGAGAAATTCCCTGAGAAAGATAAAATAGAAGTGGAGTGGAAGAGCTTTCAGCTCAACCCCGACCTGAAATCCATGCCCGGCACAGATGTATATGAATACCTGGCGCAGCACAAAGGCATTTCCCGGGAGCAGTCCGTACAGATGCACCGGCAGGTGGCCCGGTCTGCCAGTGAGGTGGGGCTGACCTACAACTTCGATCAGGCGGTGGTAGCGAATTCCTTTGATGCGCACCGGTTGATACAACTGGCGAAAGTGCACAACCTGGGCGCTGCAGCGGAAGAGAAGCTCTTTATCGCTTATTTCACGGAAGGAAAAGACATCTCGGACCATGATACCCTGATCGGCATCGGCGAAGCCATAGGGCTGGACCGTAAGCTGGTGGCAGACACGCTGGCTTCCGGTGAATTTGCGGGGGCGGTCAACCTGGATGTGCGTGAGGCAGAGCAACTGGGCGCCCGCGGCGTTCCGTTTTTTGTGCTGGACCGTAAATACGGCGTGGCCGGCGCGCAACCGTCCGAAGCCTTTACAGAAGCCCTTACACAGGCATATGGCGAATGGCGTAAAACACAGCCGCTGACAACGCTGGACATTACCGACGGCGCCTCCTGTTCGGTAGACGGCACCTGTGAGTAA
- a CDS encoding ion channel, with the protein MSLLKRINPFSKQNDETGFGTNPSGYGGRFINRDGTFNIRREGRPFWDRFNVYHTLLNLPAWKFTCVILLFYFSINLLYTGIYWALGADQFQGIIGQTSWERLKEIFFFSTETFTTVGYGRVNPVGDGANMVAAIEAMSGFLSFAVATGLMYGRFSRPRAHLVFSDHALVAPYKDMTGLMFRFASYKDNHTLTNVDVTVTIGLQIVEDGTPVYKFYSLPLERGKIESLSMNWTVVHPIDENSPLLGFTAEDMRNADVEIYVLVKGFNDVYANTVLQRTSYTYEEIQFNRKFIPMYRESENGKTTILELHLLNKSREIN; encoded by the coding sequence ATGTCGCTCCTTAAAAGGATCAACCCTTTCTCCAAACAAAATGACGAAACCGGCTTCGGTACCAATCCCAGTGGTTACGGAGGCCGGTTTATCAACCGCGATGGCACCTTCAATATCCGCCGCGAAGGCCGCCCCTTCTGGGACCGGTTCAACGTGTACCACACACTGCTCAACCTGCCGGCGTGGAAGTTCACCTGCGTCATTCTCCTGTTTTATTTCTCTATCAATCTCCTCTACACCGGCATCTACTGGGCGCTGGGGGCTGACCAGTTTCAGGGCATTATCGGGCAAACCAGCTGGGAACGCCTGAAAGAGATTTTTTTCTTCAGCACGGAAACCTTTACCACCGTTGGCTATGGCCGGGTAAACCCCGTTGGTGACGGGGCCAATATGGTGGCGGCTATCGAGGCGATGTCGGGCTTCCTGTCCTTTGCGGTGGCCACCGGTCTGATGTACGGCCGTTTTTCCCGGCCGCGGGCGCACCTCGTCTTCAGCGATCACGCCCTGGTTGCTCCCTACAAAGACATGACCGGCCTGATGTTCCGCTTTGCCTCGTATAAAGACAATCACACGCTCACCAATGTGGACGTGACGGTCACCATAGGGTTGCAAATTGTGGAGGACGGTACGCCGGTATATAAGTTTTATTCACTGCCGCTGGAAAGAGGAAAGATTGAAAGCCTGTCCATGAACTGGACGGTGGTACATCCTATCGATGAAAACAGCCCACTGCTGGGCTTTACGGCCGAAGACATGCGGAATGCCGACGTGGAGATCTATGTGCTGGTAAAAGGCTTTAACGACGTATATGCCAATACGGTACTGCAGCGTACTTCCTATACCTACGAGGAAATACAGTTTAACCGGAAATTCATCCCCATGTACCGGGAAAGCGAAAATGGGAAGACCACCATCCTGGAGTTGCACCTGCTCAATAAATCGAGGGAGATTAACTGA
- a CDS encoding sodium:solute symporter — MSPGLLFSFVIAYFVILLIVAWYTGRGSNNDSFFIGNRNSNWMLVAFGMIGTSLSGVTFVSVPGAVGKDAFTYFQITLGYFIGYITIAYVLIPLYYRLQLTSIYNYLNTRFGVLSYKTGASFFILSRTLGATARLYLVVRILQDAILSSFGVPFWLTTLIILFMILVYTYEGGVKTIVYTDTLQTTCMLAGLIICVFYILHAMDMNMGQSIAAMQEKGLTRIFEFDPNSKLFFVKQILAGAFITITMTGLDQEMMQKNISVKTLRDSKKNMVSLAFIMLIVIGLFLFLGGLLHLYGAQQQVSATGDALFPELALRHMPPVISVIFIIALISALFPSADGAMTALTSSICIDILDLQRRTDWDEARKKQVRQRIHLLMAFIFLLFVMVFEWVNNPSMIGVILKVATYTYGPLLGLFAFGILSKRTVNDRLVPIVCVVAPILCYVVDTYQSLLFNQFQIGLELLIINGAFTYIGLLMISRKTT, encoded by the coding sequence ATGTCGCCAGGATTATTATTTTCGTTCGTCATTGCTTACTTCGTTATCTTATTGATTGTCGCCTGGTACACCGGCCGTGGGTCTAACAACGACTCCTTTTTCATCGGCAACAGGAACAGTAACTGGATGCTGGTGGCATTCGGGATGATTGGCACTTCACTGAGCGGTGTCACTTTCGTAAGTGTTCCCGGAGCGGTCGGCAAAGACGCCTTTACCTATTTCCAGATCACGCTGGGTTACTTTATCGGCTACATCACCATTGCCTATGTGCTGATACCGCTGTATTACCGGCTGCAGCTGACTTCCATCTACAATTATCTGAACACGCGCTTTGGCGTGCTGTCGTACAAAACGGGCGCCTCTTTCTTTATCCTGTCGCGCACCCTGGGGGCTACGGCCAGGCTATACCTGGTGGTACGCATCCTGCAGGACGCGATCCTCTCCAGCTTCGGCGTACCTTTCTGGCTCACCACCCTGATCATTCTCTTTATGATCCTGGTATATACCTACGAGGGCGGGGTGAAAACCATCGTGTACACCGACACGCTGCAGACCACCTGTATGCTGGCGGGACTCATCATCTGCGTATTCTATATTCTGCATGCCATGGACATGAACATGGGCCAGAGCATCGCCGCCATGCAGGAGAAAGGACTAACGCGGATCTTTGAATTTGACCCCAACAGTAAACTGTTTTTCGTCAAGCAGATACTGGCCGGGGCATTTATCACCATTACCATGACCGGCCTTGACCAGGAGATGATGCAGAAAAACATTTCCGTGAAGACACTGCGTGATTCCAAGAAGAACATGGTATCGCTCGCCTTCATCATGCTGATCGTGATTGGCCTGTTCCTGTTCCTCGGCGGCCTGTTGCACCTCTACGGCGCGCAACAGCAGGTAAGCGCCACCGGCGACGCCCTGTTCCCCGAACTGGCGCTGCGCCACATGCCGCCGGTGATCTCCGTGATCTTCATCATTGCGCTGATATCTGCGCTGTTCCCCAGTGCCGACGGCGCCATGACGGCCCTCACCTCTTCCATCTGTATCGACATCCTGGATTTACAGCGCCGCACCGACTGGGACGAAGCGCGGAAAAAACAAGTGCGCCAGCGCATCCACCTGCTGATGGCTTTCATCTTCCTGTTGTTCGTAATGGTATTTGAGTGGGTCAACAACCCCAGCATGATCGGTGTGATCCTGAAGGTGGCTACCTACACCTACGGACCGCTGCTGGGCCTCTTCGCCTTCGGCATCCTGAGCAAACGCACGGTCAACGACCGTCTCGTGCCGATCGTCTGCGTGGTAGCGCCTATCCTCTGCTATGTGGTCGATACCTATCAGTCCCTGCTGTTCAACCAGTTCCAGATCGGACTGGAGCTGCTGATCATCAACGGCGCCTTTACCTATATCGGCCTGCTGATGATTTCAAGGAAAACGACCTAA
- a CDS encoding bifunctional helix-turn-helix transcriptional regulator/GNAT family N-acetyltransferase: protein MSSNDALIADVRHFNRFYTGVVGLLDQHILDSKFSLSEVRVLYEIGDQEKCTAGQLINTMKIDGGYLSRILKKFETAGLITRHQSPSDGRTFFLQLTAKGRKLMAGLNERSSDHIRQILEPLEEVQRLQVTGAMKTIETVLSGAAPAATTSDIHFRYDLQPGDIGYLIYLHGELYAKECGYNFEFESYVCKTFQDFLSTYNANKDRVFLAIADNRIVGAVAILGSSRYLAQLRWFIVHPDYRGRGLGKRLFAEAIAFCREKNYQNVYLMTTSLQSTAIDIYKKAGFRKTGEKFLQLWGQQQYEQRYDMDLTQ, encoded by the coding sequence ATGTCGTCTAACGATGCACTGATAGCGGATGTCCGGCACTTTAACCGCTTTTATACCGGGGTAGTTGGCCTGCTGGACCAGCATATCCTCGATAGCAAATTTTCACTTTCTGAAGTGAGGGTGCTGTACGAGATCGGGGACCAGGAGAAATGTACCGCGGGCCAGTTGATCAATACCATGAAGATAGACGGGGGATACCTGAGCCGTATCCTTAAGAAGTTTGAAACAGCCGGGTTGATCACCCGGCACCAGTCACCCTCCGACGGGCGGACTTTTTTCCTGCAGCTGACAGCTAAAGGCCGTAAACTGATGGCCGGCCTCAATGAAAGGTCTTCCGATCATATCCGGCAGATACTGGAGCCACTGGAAGAAGTTCAGCGCCTGCAGGTGACCGGCGCCATGAAAACGATCGAAACGGTATTGTCGGGCGCTGCGCCTGCGGCGACTACTTCGGATATCCATTTCCGTTATGACCTGCAACCGGGCGATATCGGTTACCTGATATACCTGCACGGAGAACTGTATGCCAAAGAATGTGGCTATAACTTTGAGTTTGAATCCTATGTGTGTAAGACCTTCCAGGATTTCCTGTCCACCTACAACGCCAACAAAGACAGGGTGTTCCTGGCCATTGCAGACAACAGGATCGTTGGAGCGGTAGCGATACTGGGCTCGTCCCGCTACCTCGCCCAGCTGCGCTGGTTCATTGTACATCCTGATTACAGGGGACGCGGACTGGGCAAACGCCTGTTCGCCGAAGCCATCGCTTTCTGCCGGGAGAAAAATTATCAGAATGTTTACCTGATGACGACCAGCCTGCAGTCAACCGCCATCGATATCTACAAAAAGGCAGGCTTCCGTAAAACAGGGGAGAAGTTCCTGCAACTGTGGGGGCAGCAACAGTATGAACAGCGGTATGATATGGACCTGACGCAGTGA